TCTCCCGGGCTAAAATCTCCTGCTGTTGTTTTACTGCCAATTTTTCTTCCTGTAAACGAGTCATTTCCTGCAGTAAGTGAGCATTAGCTTTACTTAAATCAGCAATCCTTTCATTTAATAGGTATTCCTTAGACTGCCCGCCAATTTCCTTAAAAGCATTCCATAACACTAAGCCATCCACCTTACCTAGCTTGACGCCATTTAAGTAACCAACGGTGGGGGCAATATCGCAGATACTAACTGGTGGAAACTGGCTATTGGTCTGAAAGGGTAGCCCCTTGATAATTAATGGCGGCGCACCTAAGGTTCCGGTAATGATAATCATACTGTTATCAAAACCAGCTTCATCATGAAGTTTTTTTAGTAAACGGCCCACCTGAGCATCTGTTTTGGTGACTGCCATTTTATATTCATTGCTCTTGGCACCGTATTTTTTATAAACTTCCCTTAATTCCGGCAACACAACCACATTGAAATAAGCCGATTCCATATTCCATTCGTTTAGTAGGTTGCTAATTACCAATTCATCCTTACCATTAAAGGGCCCGCTGCAATTATGTCCACCCTGAGCCGGTAATTTTTTCAGTTCACCCTCTGCGCCAAAAAAAGCTGTTTTTATCTTTTTCTCTGCCATTAAGTGTTGGATGGTTTTTCCTGTAAAGTTATCCCCCTTTTGTATAAACTTATGGTTTTCCGGCAGCAGCCCGGTTAATATGGAGGTTACTGTAGCTTGTGCTGTATCGGGGAATACAGAAATCACCTCATTACAACGAATCCCTGCATTGGCTATGCCGTTTATATTGGGGGCGGAAGTCTTTTGCAGTGTTTCTGCCTGTAGTCCGTCAATGATAATCAAGAATATTTTACTGGTTACTTGCGGCGTCTGCCCTTGGGTCGGTTGCTTGGTATCAGGCTCAGCTGCAGCTAAGGACGTAGTGGTTAAAACTATGATCATCATTAGTAGACAGCAAAGTAACTTTTTACCAGTATACATTAAAGTAACCCCCCTTTGGGTGGCATTTTATTATTCATGTATATAAAGGCTTTGTCCACTTTATGACCATAATTTTCCTCTTTTTTCTGACACTGGATAAAATTTTGGTATTAATGAATAAACCTATCCATATTTGTCCAAAATATTAATACTCCGCTTTGGTGAGTTCTATCTCTCCCCGTCCAGCTTATTGCTGGACTATTTTTTTTGTTGAAAATAACATCTAATAACTCTTGCCAACGGGCAATTATTTTGTTAAAATAGCTTCTGTCAGTGAACGAATCGGGGTGTAGCGCAGCTTGGTAGCGCACCTGCCTTGGGAGCAGGGGGTCGCACGTTCAAATCGTGTCACCCCGACCAGTTATAAAAATCCTGAAACCTTAAACAGGCTTCAGGATTTTTTATTTTACTGACAAATAAACCACCATTGAGAAGTTTAGTAACTTCTCAAGGTGGTTTTAAATAATACCTTTTCTTTTTACCTTTACTTAGTTAGCTCTTCCCGCAGCATTTTATTAACCACGCCGGGATTAGCCTGGCCCTTAGTGGCTTTCATTACTTGCCCCACTAAAAAGCCAATGGCTTGCTCCTTACCGGATTTAAAATCAGCTACTGATTTCGGGTTATTAGCGATAACCTCGGCAATAACTTGGCTTAACTGCCCGGCATCGGATATTTGAGAAAGCCCCTTTTCCTTGACAATTTGCTCGGGGTCTTTACCTTCTTTAAACATAATCTCGAAAACTTCTTTACCTATCTTGTTACTGATGGTGCCTTTTTTAATTAAATTTAACAGAGAGGCTAGGCCATCAGGGGTCACCTTGGCCTGGTGCAGTTCCATATTGCCGGCATTTAACAGACGCAAAAGTTCGCTCATCATCCAGTTGCTGATGGTCTTGGCGTCAGGAAACTTTTGCAGTGTGGCGTCAAAAAACTCTGCCAAGGCAAGGGAACTGGTAATAATGCCTGCATCGTAGGCCGGCAAGCCGTATTCCTCAATAAGGCGTTTCCTACGAGAGTCCGGTAATTCGGGTATGGTCGCCCTGACCTCTTCAATCCATTCCCTGGTTAACTCAATGGGGGTAAGCTCATGATCCATAAAGCACCTGTAATCCGGGTTTTCCTTATTACGCATGGATACAGTGATACCCCTGTTTTCATCCCAGCCCCGGGTCTCCTGGACAACCTTATCCCCGTACTCCAACACCGCTATTTGTCTTTCCACTTCATATTCAATAGCCCGCTGTACAGCACGGAAGGAGTTCATATTTTTTATTTCTGTTTTAGTGCCCAGGGTTGTGCTGCCAACAGGACGAACTGAAACGTTAGCGTCACAACGCAGGGAACCCTGCTCCATCTTAACATCGGATACCCCGGTGTATTCCAGGATAGCCTTTAGTTTCTCCAGATAAGCTTTGGCCTCTTCACCTGAGCGTATTTCAGGCTCGGATACGATTTCTATGAGAGGCATCCCGGATCTGTTGTAGTCCACAAAGGAGGCCAGGGAATTAGTAATAGAGCCGCCTGAATGGGCCAGCTTACCCGGATCTTCTTCAATATGGGCCCTGGTAATTCTTATTCGTTTAGTCTGACCATTTACATCTATATCCAGATAGCCGTTATAGGCAATGGGCCGAAAGACCTGGGAGATCTGATAACCCTTAGGCAAATCCGGATAATAATAATTTTTTCTATCAAACCAAGTATAGGTGCCAATTTCACAATTAAGGGCCAATCCGGCCTTGGTGGCTAATTCAACTACTTTTTTATTTAACACACCGGTGCTGCCAGGCAGACCCAGGCAGACAGGGCATACTTGACTGTTAGGCTCCTTCCCAAATTCCGTGGAACAACCGCAAAATAATTTCGTCTTAGTCTTTAACTCTACGTGAACCTCTAAGCCGATTACTGCTTCGTATTTACTCATCTTAACCCCCTGTAAACATGTAATTAACGGGATAAAGCAGGCTCTGGCCTTGTTTGATCCGTACTTTGCTCCAGAGTATAGCCTACCCTCAGCAGAGTTCCCTCGTCAAAAGGCCGGGCAATAAG
This region of Desulforamulus ferrireducens genomic DNA includes:
- a CDS encoding alkaline phosphatase family protein, with the protein product MYTGKKLLCCLLMMIIVLTTTSLAAAEPDTKQPTQGQTPQVTSKIFLIIIDGLQAETLQKTSAPNINGIANAGIRCNEVISVFPDTAQATVTSILTGLLPENHKFIQKGDNFTGKTIQHLMAEKKIKTAFFGAEGELKKLPAQGGHNCSGPFNGKDELVISNLLNEWNMESAYFNVVVLPELREVYKKYGAKSNEYKMAVTKTDAQVGRLLKKLHDEAGFDNSMIIITGTLGAPPLIIKGLPFQTNSQFPPVSICDIAPTVGYLNGVKLGKVDGLVLWNAFKEIGGQSKEYLLNERIADLSKANAHLLQEMTRLQEEKLAVKQQQEILAREKDDIQREIAVRDAKIDGLNARIGTYHLIALVALGIFALGYIVMYKLLRKRFLMF
- the gatB gene encoding Asp-tRNA(Asn)/Glu-tRNA(Gln) amidotransferase subunit GatB, yielding MSKYEAVIGLEVHVELKTKTKLFCGCSTEFGKEPNSQVCPVCLGLPGSTGVLNKKVVELATKAGLALNCEIGTYTWFDRKNYYYPDLPKGYQISQVFRPIAYNGYLDIDVNGQTKRIRITRAHIEEDPGKLAHSGGSITNSLASFVDYNRSGMPLIEIVSEPEIRSGEEAKAYLEKLKAILEYTGVSDVKMEQGSLRCDANVSVRPVGSTTLGTKTEIKNMNSFRAVQRAIEYEVERQIAVLEYGDKVVQETRGWDENRGITVSMRNKENPDYRCFMDHELTPIELTREWIEEVRATIPELPDSRRKRLIEEYGLPAYDAGIITSSLALAEFFDATLQKFPDAKTISNWMMSELLRLLNAGNMELHQAKVTPDGLASLLNLIKKGTISNKIGKEVFEIMFKEGKDPEQIVKEKGLSQISDAGQLSQVIAEVIANNPKSVADFKSGKEQAIGFLVGQVMKATKGQANPGVVNKMLREELTK